Proteins encoded together in one Anopheles darlingi chromosome 3, idAnoDarlMG_H_01, whole genome shotgun sequence window:
- the LOC125953370 gene encoding ovochymase-1-like has translation MGSGRFWLIACAGLLFEVAAGVSAQSDLTKNLVLLQACRRATGACVPKDDCSVPTFRLREDGCPSELECCPKATVTVTNFHMVYHTENPTTTNTESESEEIVDLSTDVYLKEEITEMPQQTIPKILYTTTPEPEYTKTQILTTAQPTSATTYPSMSHGPQGSEYNAPWLATIFDGNGKYCCHGALISNRTVLTASTCWTKCKNQPSSWTVRFALWHSNSPSDYHRSIKMNVQNGTKHNDFGTKPRDNNIAVLFLNESIRTSQHIYPISPIWEKESIENIDGNLIYTGWSGSFASSPYVGHYTLKTIELKRINETYCRTTITENQPGSSLPKVNYLCVIVNCNSEESNNTCIVEDHKLLYAGNAGGPVVAKLPDNRYALYGLIARCYDKTKPKVPTLVTNVFDFKSWIRQWI, from the exons ATGGGGAGCGGACGATTCTGGTTGATTGCGTGCGCAGGACTACTTTTCGAAGTCGCTGCCGGGGTGTCAGCACAAAGTGATCTGACTAAG aatttggttttgcttcaGGCATGTCGAAGAGCCACCGGTGCCTGTGTGCCAAAAGATGACTGCAGTGTTCCCACATTCCGGTTGCGTGAAGATGGCTGTCCATCCGAGCTTGAGTGTTGTCCTAAAGCGACTGTTACCGTTACTAATTTCCACATGGTGTACCATACAGAGAACCCTACAACCACTAACACAGAATCAGAATCGGAGGAGATAGTAGATTTGTCGACTGACGTTTATCTAAAGGAAGAGATTACTGAAATGCCACAGCAGACGATACCTAAAATCCTGTATACTACGACACCGGAACCTGAGTATACTAAGACTCAAATACTCACAACAGCCCAACCGACGTCCGCTACAACTTATCCATCAATGTCACATGGACCTCAAGGATCTGAATATAACGCACCTTGGTTAGCAACCATTTttgatggaaatgggaaatacTGTTGTCACGGAGCTCTCATCAGTAATCGTACGGTACTTACAGCTAGTACCTGTTGGACAAAGTGTAAAAATCAGCCAAGCTCATGGACTGTTCGATTTGCTTTATGGCACTCAAACTCACCAAGCGACTACCACAGGtcgataaaaatgaatgtgcaAAATGGTACAAAGCACAATGATTTTGGCACGAAACCTAGAGACAATAATATTGCGGTGCTGTTCCTGAATGAATCTATTAGGACAAGTCAGCATATTTACCCAATAAGTCCTATATGGGAGAAGGAGTCGATTGAAAATATCGACGGCAATTTAATATACACAGGATGGAGTGGTAGTTTTGCATCATCACCCTACGTAGGCCATTACACATTGAAAACAATCGAACTGAAGCGGATTAATGAAACTTATTGTAGGACCACAATCACGGAAAATCAACCTGGAAGCTCTTTGCCTAAAGTTAATTATTTATGCGTTATAGTAAATTGCAACAGTGAGGAATCAAATAATACATGCATTGTCGAGGATCACAAGTTATTGTATGCTGGTAATGCGGGCGGCCCGGTGGTAGCGAAGTTGCCTGACAATCGCTATGCTTTGTATGGTTTAATTGCAAGATGCTACGATAAAACTAAACCTAAGGTTCCTACACTTGTCACGAATGTATTTGATTTCAAATCATGGATTCGCCAATGGATCTAA